AGGGTTGCGGCGCCCTGATATCCCAAACGTGACAGTGTGAAGATGAGCTCACAGAAACCAGCTGTGACGGCGAGTGTGGAGAAAACGTAGCCTGGTACATGCAATCTGTGGGATGCTTTCCTGTTTGCTTAGTGGAAAGTGGGACGAAAGGTCCGTCCACTGAGGGCGAAGAATCCGTCGATGAGACGAGTGTAAGCATGGACTGCTGTCGATTTGGTGACCAGACTTTGATTGTACCGTCCCatgacgaggagcagaaaattCCTTTGTCTACCATGTTCCAATAAACGGAGAAGACCTCTCTGGTATGTTCTTGGTATCTTTGAATGGGGAATCTCTGCAGGGAAATGTCGAACAAAGAAATGGAGCCATCACCAGCACATGTCAGAACCTGGTTTTCGTGAATTTCAGACCACGCCACGTCGAACAAGCCGTCTTGGGTCTCAAACTCTGTATCTTGCACCACCATGCCATTGTCTTGAATAGACAAGATGACGAGTTTTCCGTTCCCCACAAGCCCATAGTTGGCTGCAGTGGCTACAGCAAGCTTGTTGTCGTAGAAAGGGGAATATTTGCACGCATAACCATTATATCCAGTAGTCCTGTATTGGAGCATGAACCGTTTTTCtataaaaatatttatctTAGTTAACGTAATGACTACTTTTCATTAGACGTTATCGACGTGGTAGGGGACGACCCACTATTCCAAACGGAGCTTATCTTTTCTGTGCGTGAACTATCTCCGTCACCTGATTTGCCGTCGTCTTGATGCATTGAAAAGAATGGTGAGCTAGGCATCATGATACCTTGTCTACGTTCGTCGGGCTGTGCAACCGAAACTTTTGATTTATCAGCTTCGTGAGACTCGTTGGTCAAAATCTGTGTCAGCAGACCGGTCAGGTGGTCCCCGCCATCAATGCATTGTGTCTGAACGGTGTCTGCATCCTTTGGGGTCGTTTCAAATTTATCCTTTGGAGTTTTGTCAAATTTGAAGTTCAGAGGAgagctcgttttcgatCCTGCCTTCAAAATATTATATACTTCTGGATCGTCCTCAAACTGACCATCAACTGGCtcatcttcctcgtcgtGCGTAAACAGGTTATTGATCCATTGGTCGTTGGGCGAGGTTTTGGTTGGTGATCCCGGTTGCTCCACATTGGAAAACGATTCTATGAGGCGGTGCAGACTGGGAGAAATGTCGTGGACCATGAGAGATTGCGGTTGGTCTCCCTGTGTCTCATCTGCGGGTGCGTTGTTTTCCTTATCATCATCGTCGAGAGGAATTAGAGTGGTGTTCAGCTTGGTGGCATTAATTGGCGATTCGTTGTCGCTGGATTCTGGCGACTCCTTTTTGGAATCGTAGAGCGGGTCGAGGTCAGTGAGAGGATTCTGGGCGGGCGATGACCTGTCGggctccagcttctcgtgCTTTCTCGCGCTCGTGGCCAGAGGGGAGGAGATGTTCTCGTCGTTAGCTCTGGCTTTGTTCAACTTCTGTCGTTTGCGTGCTGCGGTTGCCAGATTATCAGCTATTGGCGACATCTTCGCGTAGGGGCCGTCCACAAGACCTTTCACTCCCAAGTCGCCACGCTCGCGGAGCATCTTTGTGTCATTTTTTGCGTGCAGAGTCGAACAAATGTTACAAAGCAAGCCCGAGTTGCCGAACTCAAATATACCGTCTTTGTGAAACCTGTATGGGGGATTAGAAGTCGAAGTGCAATTGACGCAACGTTGAACTGTGACAGGCTTCGAGAATTTGGAGTGGTTGCCTGTACTCACGTCCCCTATCTTCACGACGCTACTGATGAAacttttgtttttcttggcttTGGTCGGAGGATCGGTAGCTTTCATGAGTTTCTCGAAGTTAGAGAATCTTGATGCGATGGCATCTTCGCGTGATTCGAGGGAGGTATTGTTCTGATCGGACATCATTATGCGGTGCGCAAGACTGTTTTGGCTAATGAACGGGAGAGATTGTGTTCTGGTGGCTAGTTGCGGGATGCTGGTGAGAGAATTGAAAGGCCTTTTTCGAGTCTCGCTATTAGAATCTGACGACTCGCTAGGCAAGAACATGGGACTGCTGCTGTCTGAGGGATTAGGGTTCGGTGTTTCAAGTTTGGAATATTGGAAAGACGTTGGATGCTTGCTCACTACGTTGAAGCGTAGTTTCACCTCCAAAGTATCAGCACCCACGCCAGAGCcattgatgatgttgaCAAAGTTTTTGCACACGCGTCCGGTGATGATCACGGGCGTTCGTCTTTCCATGAGCTTGGAATAAAGCCCGAACCCCACAAACGGCTCGTCCACCTCAACGACGTCTTTGGAATAGATCGAATAGTCCAGACCTTCTCGGAAACACTCTGGAGACATGTTGTGGATGAGCTCTAAACATTTGCGGATGTCAATACACCCTATAACGGCGCCATTGTGCGGAGGCTGTTGTGGAAGTTGGATGATTTTCGATGAAAGAGGCCGTTTAGATCTCACCAAGAACTGCGTTGTGTTGTCGAATGTGTACAAAACCTTGAGAATTACGCTTTGAGTATAGGTCTGTACCTGGCTGTTACTCATAGTGAGCAATACAGTAAGTTGCTAAATTATAAACAATCTTCAAATCCCTTGAACACAAGACGAACCTGAAAATGACATAAGCAGAGATCTGAAAGGACTTGTCTACTGTATTTCAAACAACCGTTCTTGGTCGCACCGTGTTTTTTCCTATTTTGGGACGCGTATTGCAGATAATCTTTTTTCCTGTCGCGTTTATAAAAAGCCTAAAATATGAGGTAAGCAAAGTCAAAAAATCCGTTTTAAATGTGAATCGGCCAAAGCAAAGCGAGAAGATGTGGCTAAATGCCTCTCATGCATTCTAAGCCACTTTTGTGACAGAAGCAAACGGAGGATGAGAAAGGCTTTTAATCGGCTCTTTGTATCTCTTgttgatttcctcgtcgctgatcttcttcagttGCATCGTTTCTGCATCCTCGAGAATCAGCGTTTTGTAGTAGCTCCATTTGAAAATCGTCCACCAGGTGTGATAAAACTTAAAGTTGGGCCACAGCGTGTTGGAGAACTCAATCACGCTATCCTGATGGCATTGCCATAACATGTAGTCGCTGAGACGTGTGTGACCTGATGTTCTCACCAAGATATCCACCTTTTCCGCTTCTCCACGATAGTAAAAGTTCTCTTCCACAGTGTGTTCGTCAATGCTGTCCACACCCAGTTCGTTACGCTTCACTTTCTGAACGATTTCCGACATCGAATGGACGATGTCATCTCTGGACGTGTAGGGAAATGCAATGAACAGATTATGGCTACCATGCGAAACAGTTGATTCCTCAATCTTTTCCAGATCTGCCAAAACATCAGTGGGCACGAGACTACGATTTCCCACTATTTTGATGGCGACATCGTAGTCCCTGAAATCGGTGTCCTCATTAGCAATGTATGCAAGTCTGCTCTTCAGAAGGGAGAATATAGTATCTATCTCGTTCTGAGGTCTGTTAAAATTCTCGATTGAAAAAGCGTAAACCGTGACATCCTTGACCCCCAACTTGAAGCAGCAATTGAGCACTTTGGCCAGAGATTCCGCACCTGCTCTGTGACCTTCTTTCAGTGGAAGACCAGCATTTTTGGCGTATCGTCTGTTACCGTCCATCACAAAAGACAGATGGTTAGGGACCGGTCCTTAATGTTAGTGGGAGATTTTTCCTACTCACCTGTTTTCAGCACCGACAACAAAAagtcctggaaaaagccATTGACGTAGTCAATGCCTGGCAATCTAGACAGAACTGAGGTGATCAAAGAAGACATTAAGAACTGAGTTTCAACCAAGATCAAATCTACGTAATGCAAGTTACAATTTATCGATCCCTTTTTTCAATTATATAATATTCACACAAAAAGCACACCGGCTTAGAATCTTACAGATCCAAACAGCCAGTTAAGTAAACATACAAAACTCAAAACTTTTGGAATCGGAAATCGGTCTAGAGTAGAGCCACGATAGCGGAAACAGCAAGAACACCTCCAGTAATGAAGTAAGGGTAAGCTTGAACTTTGTCTGCTCCAGACTTACTGGAGGTGCTGTTAGACGAGGAACCGCTCCTTTTGGATGTATGGCCACTGCCGGCAGACGAAGATTTCTTTGAACCTTCAGCCTTAGAGGTTTTAGAGGTTTTAGAGGTTGTGTGAGTGCCACCCAAGCCACCCGTAGCGCCACCACTGGATTTAGCACCGTTAGttgttccagaaaccaaTCCTCCTAAGTAGCTGGAAGTTTTGCCAGTTGCAGCAGGGCCTCCTGCTGCGGCAGAAGATGCGACTCCAGTGATAGAGCTGCTAGCTGCTCCCACTTTAGAAGCTGCTCCGGAGGAAGCCCCAGCTATATCACTTGCGGCATCTGCATTTTGGCCAAGAACagccaaaatcaaaatcgATGTAGCGTATCTGAGATTCATCCTGAGAATTAGTATAAAGTAGCGGAACATGCAAGCCAGATGGAGGTATTTATATTCCAGCGCTATGGCCGCGTGGCAGGTAGGCGGTTGCTAATTATAGTGGGTGCGTTGCACATATCGGGAAGAGTACTACGCCCCTACTATAGTTGGAACAAGTCTAGGTCGGGTAGCGAATGGTAATTTTCTCGATATTTTAGGATTTACATGGTTCACAAGCCCCGGAATAGCTAAATTTCGCCTAATTAAGTCGTCGGACATGCAATTCTGTACTTCCttttgagtttgacaaTGCTGACAGGGTTAAAGTATCGGTTGCTATTTTTGTAACTTTCCGAAAGCTGGCACTCGAAACTCCTGCCAAGAGGACCTGCGAGGCACACGCGTCTTCTGGTGTAACTTTCAGACCCGTAGCTGATAGTTTAACGGATTCTAACTCCAGAAACTAAATGCCACTTTGAAGGTCTCAGGTGTGCGCATTCTGAATATATCAAATAAATTTGCCATCCAAATAAGTACATAATGTTTTTGACGAGAAGTGAATACGACCGTGGAGTGTCCACTTTCTCCCCGGAAGGCCGTTTATTCCAAGTGGAATACTCCTTGGAGGCCATCAAACTCGGTTCGACTGCCATTGGAATTTGTACCAGTGAGGGAGTGATTTTGGGAGTCGAGAAAAGAGTTACCTCATCTTTGCTCGAGAGCGATAGTATCGAGAAGATCATGGAGATCGACCGACACATTGGATGTGCAATGTCTGGCCTGACTGCAGATGCTCGGTCGATGATCGACCATGCTCGAGTTGCCTCTGTGCAGCACGATTTATATTACCACGAGAAAATAGGCGTTGAATCGCTGACGCAATCTGTGTGTGATTTGGCTCTGCGTTTCGGCGAAGGAGCGTCTGGCGAAAAGAGATTAATGTCTAGACCGTTCGGAGTGGCTTTGCTCATTGCCGGTTACGATGACGACAAGGGCCCTCAGTTATACCATGCGGAACCATCAGGAACGTTCTATAGATACGACGCAAAGGCCATTGGATCTGGTTCAGAGGGAGCTCAGGCAGAGTTGCAAAATGAGTATCATAAATCGCTGACGCTGGCAGATGCCGAAGTCTTGGCATTGAAAATTCTCAAGCAGGTcatggaggaaaaactAGACTCTACAAACGCGCAACTGGCAAGTGTGACTAAAGAACACGGATTTCGAATTTACGAAGATAAAGAGGTCGCCAAAATCATTGATATTCTCAAAGAGCAAGAGCAAGCGGAGGAGCAAATCTGAAGTAGGATATAATAACATAGTTACTTCTATTATACATATTTAACTCTGCAACATGTCGATATATTGAGAGTATTCGGGAAAGTCTTTAAGCTTTGTCACTATAGCTTTCTCCAGCTTATTCGCGTTCTTGTAGAAAGTGGTGTTGTCACCATTGTATTGTCTGCAATTGTTGAAAATTAGTTTGCAATCGTATATGAAATCGTCAAAAGTTTCATATGCGTCATTCTCTAACTTCACCTCCATAGTGCTCAGATCCATTGGCTCCTTGATTACCTCGTAGTAGTCAGGAACCTCGTCTTTGTTAACAGGTTGCAGGAACGGCCAGTTTGAAGGATGGTTTTGCATCTCTGTGAACAGTGTTAGCATCACGACGTGATGTGGACCGCGTTTAGGTTTTTgtgccagctcgtccattTCGGCCGTCCATCCGGCCTCTTTAACTCCAGGAATTGTGATTGGGTCTAATGGTTTAGCATTTGGCTTTGAAAAGTGTTTCAGGCCCGGTCTAACCACATGCGACTGGCTGATGGATCTGATCTTGGAGAGAATGGCAGCTTTTTGCAACATCAGGATTTTTGCACTATCCAAATATCGTATTCTGGGGAGAAGCGAGCATTGCATCAACGTTCCCCCTTCATAGTCCTTTATGTAGCCCATCCACACTTTTTTCGGTAACGTTATCTCTTTGGTAAAACCCTGCTTTTTAAAATAACCAATGGCATAATTATCAGCGTACGTTAAAAAATACTTGATTTTTGTGGTCGATGTCACATAATCTTTCAAATGATTCATCATATGGGCACCGTAACCTCTCACCTGCTCAGTGGACGAGATGGCACAAAAGACAATTTCTGCAAACTCGTGGCTTTCAAAAGGACGATATGTGACTCCTCCGACAACATGAAGCGGTTTGCGCACCACGGCAATTGATACATGCGATCTATCGTAGACAAGCCGAGCAATGTACGCTTTGGGCATCTCGGGGAGCTGCTTTTGAAATACATTTTTCAGTCCCGTCAAGATCATCATGTTTTCCTTCGTGTTGTCATTATTGACAACCCGCAATTCAATCTTGccttctcgttcttcaatGACACcggctttttctttgtaTGTGTATGTGTGGCCGTCGAATTCAAATGGTACCAATCGCTTTTTGTCATCGTCATCTGCGGTCTCTTGTTCGCCATCTTGGTCAGCATTCGCATCTGTTCCAGCCTCCGGACTGTGATTCAAGTTGTGCTCAGGCTCCTCGGTTTTAACCTTTTTTAAGTCTCGCccgtcttcgtcctcagacTTCCTTTTAAGATCGTCTGTCATGGCAATAATTACGGGCTGGTGGACCTCGATTAATTTCTCCAACGAAAAAAGAGACGGTTTGGGCCGATCGACGTTTTCGTCCgagtcaaaaaaaaatcattaAAAAAGTACTgttaatttaatttaatttaatttaaaTTTCAGACACGTACAATGGCTCATCCGAAAATGGTCATCTTGCCAGGACCTCAGGCCCTGTCGAGCTTTAGAGTGGCCACTTTGGTGAATAATATTAACACACTGGTGAACTCGTCCGTTGTGATGAGTGTCAAGTCGTGTCAGATTCACTATATCCATTGCAAAGAGGATCTTGATCCTACTtcttttgaaaagctggcGACATTGCTGAAATATGACAATGAGCTCGACCTCAACGACCCACTCGACTCTAAGCTGAGTAAGCTAGTTCAAGTGACTGACAAAGGAGAAGCTTTCAGTTCGCTGCTATCGCAAGACGAGAACTCTGATTTGTACCTTATAAGAATTCTCCCGAGACCGGGAACCATTTCTTCGTGGTCCTCCAAAGCCACCAATATCGTTGAAGTCTGCGGTCTGGGTGACAAAATCGACAGAGTTGAAAGAGGTATGGCTATTCTTTTACAGATGAGACCGGGCTTTCCAATATTGCAGTATTTTGCGAGCGACAAGTATGCCTGTTTGAGTTCCATTTATGACAGAATGACGCAGTCCCTTTACATCAATGAAAAGGTGCCGGTGTACGACGATCTTTTCATGGAGCATGAACCGAAACCACTAAAGTACGTGGATTTGATTTCTTCCAAGGATAATCTGCTTTCCGCTAATAAGGAGCTTGGACTGGCTCTTGATGACGGCGAGATTGAATATCTGATGAATGCTTTTAAGGACATCCTGGGAAGAAACCCAACTGATGTTGAGTTGTTCATGTTCGCTCAGGTTAACTCGGAACATTGCAGACATAAGATTTTTAATGCTGACTGGCAGATCGATGGACAGAAGAAAGACATGTCTCTGTTCCAGATGATCAGAAACACCCACAAGCTGAATCCCAAATATACTGTTAGTGCTTACAGCGATAACGCGGCAATTTTCCAAGGACCGGAGGCTTACTTTTACGCCCCAGATGCGTCCACAGGATACAAGTGGAGCTCAAAGAAGGAGACTGTTCACACTCTCATCAAGGTGGAGACTCACAACCACCCTACAGCAGTGTCACCTTTCCCGGGTGCTGCCACTGGCTCTGGTGGTGAGATCAGAGACGAAGCTGCAGTCGGCAGAGGTTCTAAGTCGAAATGCGGActttctggattttcaGTGTCCGATCTAATTATTCCGACTCTTCGCCAACCGTGGGAGCTCGACGTGGGAAAGCCTGGACACATCGCGTCGTCTTTTGACATTATGATCGAGGCACCGTTGGGATCTGCTGCCTTCAACAACGAGTTTGGAAGACCTTGTATCAACGGGTACTTTAGAACCTTGACCACGAAAGTTGTCAATGGTGAcaacaaggaggagattCGCGGGTTCCATAAGCCTATCATGATCGCCGGAGGTATGGGGGCTGTGAGACCAGAGTTGGCATTGAAATCAGAGCACAAGATCACTCCAGGCTCTGCCATTATAGTTCTTGGAGGTCAGTCCATGCTTATTGGTTTGGGTGGAGGTGCCGCTTCATCGGTCGCATCTGGCGAGGGCACGGCAGATTTGGACTTTGCGTCGGTCCAGAGAGGCAACCCAGAGATGCAAAGAAGAGCACAGCAGGTTATCGACGCATGTAATGCTTTTGGCTCCAACTCTCCTATTCAGTGTATCCACGACGTGGGAGCAGGAGGGCTGTCGAATGCCCTGCCTGAGCTGGTTCACGACAATGACCTTGGTGCCAAGTTTGAGCTCAGAGAAATCCTCTCTCTGGAACCAGGAATGTCTCCTCTAGAGATCTGGTGTAACGAATCGCAGGAGAGATTTGTCTTGGGGGTTGGCCAGCAGGATTTGCAATTGTTCAAAAAGATTTGCGAGAGAGAGAGATGTCCGTACTCCGTTGTTGGTGTTGCAACCAACGAGAAGAGACTGGTTTTGACAGACAGGCTACTGGGAACTACCCCTATCGATTTGGACATGAGTCTGCTGTTTGGTAAGCCTCCGAAGATGTCTCGTGAAGATGTTTCCAAGACACCAAAGCTCGAGCCCGTGTCCATTGCCCCGGATACCTCTCTCGATGAGGCATTAAGCAGAGTGTTGCAGCTGCCTTCGGTGGGGTCCAAGTCGTTCCTAATAACCATTGGTGACAGAACGGTTACTGGTTTGGTTGACAGAGACCAGTTCGTCGGCCCATGGCAGGTACCTGTGGCCGACGTTGGTGTTACGGCCACCTCCCTTGGAGACGAGGTGGTGTCTACGGGTGAGGCTCTAGCAATGGGCGAAAAGCCTACCTTGGCTCTaatttctgctgctgcttcgGCCAAGATGTGTGTTGCAGAGTCTCTTCTGAACCTTCTCGCTGCAGACATCAAGGATCTTGATTTCGTCAAGCTTTCGGCTAACTGGATGGCGCCTGCAAGTCATCCTGGAGAAGGCGCTGCACTGTACGAAGCCGTTCAAGCCATCGGATTGGAACTCTGTCCGGAACTCGGCGTGTCCATTCCAGTGGGTAAAGACTCCATGTCAATGAAGATGTCTTGGGATAAGAAAGAAGTGGTTGCACCTATGTCGTTGATCATCACTGCATTTGGCGGTGTGGAGAACACTTCCAACACGTGGACGCCTGTGTTGCAAAGGGTCGACAACTCTGTGCTTGTGCAAGTTGACCTGGCTGCTTTAACAACGGCCTCGCTCGGTGGGTCTGCTTTGGCCCAGGTTTATAACCAAGTTGGTGACTCGTGTCCGTCAGTTCATGATGCTCgtcttttgaaaaactttATCCGTGCACTCTTGGTCCTGCACAAAAAGTTTGAGGTTCTTGCCTACCACGACAAGTCCGACGGCGGTTTAATCGTTACCTTATTGGAAATGGCCTTTGCTGCCAGATGCGGCTTGGAAATCGATATTGCTGACCCTAAGAGAGACATGTTTACCTCTCTCTTCAACGAGGAACttggagctgttttccaAATCAAAAGCGAAGATTATGCGGACTTTGTGCAGATTCTTGCCTCTACCGGTGTTCCAGAGTCGACCGTGTCCATCGTTGGAAAACCTATTTTTGATGCTGAGCAGCAAATCAACGTGATTTACAATGGATCGACTGTCCTAAAGAAATCCAGAGGCTCACTGCAACAAACATGGTCTTTGACTTCGTATCACATGCAAAGACTGAGAGACAATCCACAAACTGCCGACCAGGAGTTTCAGTCGATCCTCGACAACCAGGACCCAGGCCTTACTTATAAGCTAACTTTTGATCCATCGGACGATCTCATGCTTTCATCCTTGACCAACCGCCCTAAAGTGGCCATTTTGAGAGAACAGGGTGTCAACGGTCAACAAGAGATGGCCTGGTGTTTCCAACAGGCCGGCTTCGACTCCATTGATGTCCACATGACCGATATCATTTCCGGAAAAATCACCTTGGACAGCTTTGTTGGTATTGCTGCTTGTGGAGGATTCTCTTACGGTGATGTCCTGGGAGCTGGTAACGGTTGGGCTACATCTGTCCTCTACAACGATCGTGCCAGAGCCGAGTTCtacaagtttttccaggAAAGAACAGACACTTTTGCTTTCGGTGCGTGTAACGGTTGTCAATTCTTGTCCAAGATAAAGGAATTAATTCCAGGTACCGAGTACTGGCCgtcttttgaaagaaacAAGTCTGAGCAGTACGAAGCAAGAGTTTGTACCATTGAGATTATAGAAGAGAACACTGAGAACCCGCTCATATTTTTCGACGGCATGCGTGGATCGAGAATTCCAATCGCCGTTGCTCACGGGGAGGGACGAGCTCATTTTGGTAATGCAGAAGCCAACCTTGGGAAATTTGTCGATCAGGGATTGGTCGCTGCAAGATATGTCGATAACTATGGTCTTCCTACAGAGAAGTATCCGTTCAATCCAAACGGTTCGCCGAACGGAATTACTGGTGTCCGCACTCCAAACGGCAGAGTTTTGGCCATGATGCCTCATCCCGAAAGAGTTTGCAGACTAGAGGCAAACTCATACTATCCAGCATCTGAAGCTGCCAACTGGGGTGGTTATGGACCTTGGATCAGAATCTTTAGGAACGCCAGAAGATGGGTTGCCAGTAATGAATAGCTAATGTATAGATAATGCAATATTGAGAATTGAAGACACTATAACATGGCCAGCGAAATAAGAACTCCATCCTCAATTCTTGTGCCCAGTGGAATTTCTAGTATACAGTCCATCATTTGTTGGGGCTCAGCCACCCCTTCAATGGATTCAGATTTGAATGCTTTATTAATGTCGTTCCATTTAGCCACAACCAGCAAAAGCCTTTTGTCTGTTTCTTTCTGGTAGCTCGGGAGTCCAGTTGCAGGCTGATCATTAGAAAAGTAATCGCCACTGCTCACATATATGCATCTATCATATCCCTCGGTGTATCCTGGCTCAGTGAATAAGCTACTAAACTTTGTGGCCACCCGAACGTGGTATCCGAAAGTCTTTAAAGCACCTGCTTTCCCATAAGCATCGTCTGGGGATACCACTCTTTTGGTCTTCGTGTTCACAGTGACTCTTGTATTGATAGGAATTTCCTTCTCGAGTTCCAGCATTTTGCGCTCTCCTATGTTGACGAACTTGGTAGTGGTgggctttttctttttcaacaccTTACCTTCAGCATTTTTCTTTACCACTGATTTTTTCGGAATCGAGATACCTTCTCTGAAACAAGAAGCAGCGTCGTTTTGCATGTATGGAAGGGTGGAAATCAAAggcagctttttggctATCTTGAAGTATTCTATCACGGAGGCTTGAAACACGGTTTTCACCAGATATGGAGGTGTCGTGAAGaattgaagaagagcagcaagaagCCTAGATGAGTCGCTTGCGGAAGTACCcttctcctcaaacttggTCTTATTCGATTCTACAGCTTCTATGTTTTCTGGCACATCAAGAATAACTATCTCCCCGACGTTGTAAGTGCAAGCTGCTCTGGCTATTTGATAGGCAGTAAACGTAGCCTGTTCCAAGTTTTTACAGCTGCGGCGTGAAATGCATGACGATGGTATACAAAGTGTAATGGAAGAAGTCATCCTAAGgaagttttttttcaggtcaaatttatttttcccCCGGCTGTGCAcgatcttcaaaaacttaAAAGATAAGAAATGGTCCTTGTCGCCGCTGGACAACTTTGTGCTTCCAATGTTTTGAAAGACAACGCTACTGCTGCGATCAATCTGATTACAAAGGCTGCAAGCCTGAAATGTAAGGTTTTATTTTTACCAGAAGCATCAGATTATATTGCACGGAATGCGCAACAAAGTAAAGAGATTGTGAAGTCCGTCTCAGAGTCGCCTTTTGTGCTGGCCATTCAAAAAAAGCTGCAAGAACTTCACGCTGCCGGGAATTCCCTTTCTGTTTCAGTGGGTATTCATGAGCCTTCTGAGACTTCTGACCGTGTTAAGAATACCCTGATATGGTTCAATGAAGCAGGTGAAATTGTTCAGAGATATCAGAAAATCCATCTTTTCGATGTGGACATTAAGAACGGGCcgattttgaaagagtcgCAATCCGTTGAACCAGGATCGAAAGTTCTTAAACCGTTCCCAACCGCAATTGGCAACGTTGGATTAGGGATCTGCTATGATCTACGTTTTCCCGAGCTGGCCTTGAGATTGAGAAGTGAAGGAGCCCAAGTTTTAACTTATCCCTCTGCTTGGACAATGAAAACAGGCCCTCATTTCCAGATCCTGGCTCAATCAACCGCCATTTTTACTCAATGCTATGTTGTGATGCCTGCACAAAAGGGAAAACACAAGGTTGAGGACGGAACGGTGACTAATAGAGAGTCTTACGGCCACACTTGTATTATCGATCCTTCAGGAACTATTCTTGCTCAGTGCACAGATATTGACGATGTAGAGGACATCTGCATCGCCGATATCGATCTTGGTAAGCTGGAGGTCATCAGGAAAAATATGCCTCTTTGGAGCCAGAGAAGACCGGATGTCTTCGGCTACAAAGTCTAAGATAGTACAATTATGTAATcttaaaaaaataaaaaaaggTAGCAACAAATAACGCTATATCCTACCATGTCTATGTTGAAAAgtcttcaaaatctccaaGGGACCATTACCATATTGTAAGTTTACTCATTATGTGACTAATTTGTAGC
This window of the Ogataea parapolymorpha DL-1 chromosome VII, whole genome shotgun sequence genome carries:
- a CDS encoding Dehydrodolichyl diphosphate synthase SRT1, with the protein product MDGNRRYAKNAGLPLKEGHRAGAESLAKVLNCCFKLGVKDVTVYAFSIENFNRPQNEIDTIFSLLKSRLAYIANEDTDFRDYDVAIKIVGNRSLVPTDVLADLEKIEESTVSHGSHNLFIAFPYTSRDDIVHSMSEIVQKVKRNELGVDSIDEHTVEENFYYRGEAEKVDILVRTSGHTRLSDYMLWQCHQDSVIEFSNTLWPNFKFYHTWWTIFKWSYYKTLILEDAETMQLKKISDEEINKRYKEPIKSLSHPPFASVTKVA
- a CDS encoding Peroxisomal membrane protein PEX7 — translated: MLQYRTTGYNGYACKYSPFYDNKLAVATAANYGLVGNGKLVILSIQDNGMVVQDTEFETQDGLFDVAWSEIHENQVLTCAGDGSISLFDISLQRFPIQRYQEHTREVFSVYWNMVDKGIFCSSSWDGTIKVWSPNRQQSMLTLVSSTDSSPSVDGPFVPLSTKQTGKHPTDCMYQATFSPHSPSQLVSVSSSSHCHVWDIRAPQPLQIDFIAHNGMEVLSCDYNKYRPTVIATASVDKSIKVWDLRMIPNVQHHVLGTANKTGPSPVNRFIGHDFAVRKVSWSPHYSDTLLSCSYDMTCRVWKDQTDNSARFMNNRLWHGRSLLKTFDKHREFAIGCDWSLWGSGFAASVGWDEMCYIWKAV
- a CDS encoding Proteasome subunit alpha type-5 — translated: MFLTRSEYDRGVSTFSPEGRLFQVEYSLEAIKLGSTAIGICTSEGVILGVEKRVTSSLLESDSIEKIMEIDRHIGCAMSGLTADARSMIDHARVASVQHDLYYHEKIGVESLTQSVCDLALRFGEGASGEKRLMSRPFGVALLIAGYDDDKGPQLYHAEPSGTFYRYDAKAIGSGSEGAQAELQNEYHKSLTLADAEVLALKILKQVMEEKLDSTNAQLASVTKEHGFRIYEDKEVAKIIDILKEQEQAEEQI
- a CDS encoding putative secreted protein → MNLRYATSILILAVLGQNADAASDIAGASSGAASKVGAASSSITGVASSAAAGGPAATGKTSSYLGGLVSGTTNGAKSSGGATGGLGGTHTTSKTSKTSKAEGSKKSSSAGSGHTSKRSGSSSNSTSSKSGADKVQAYPYFITGGVLAVSAIVALL
- a CDS encoding Histone acetyltransferase GCN5; translation: MTDDLKRKSEDEDGRDLKKVKTEEPEHNLNHSPEAGTDANADQDGEQETADDDDKKRLVPFEFDGHTYTYKEKAGVIEEREGKIELRVVNNDNTKENMMILTGLKNVFQKQLPEMPKAYIARLVYDRSHVSIAVVRKPLHVVGGVTYRPFESHEFAEIVFCAISSTEQVRGYGAHMMNHLKDYVTSTTKIKYFLTYADNYAIGYFKKQGFTKEITLPKKVWMGYIKDYEGGTLMQCSLLPRIRYLDSAKILMLQKAAILSKIRSISQSHVVRPGLKHFSKPNAKPLDPITIPGVKEAGWTAEMDELAQKPKRGPHHVVMLTLFTEMQNHPSNWPFLQPVNKDEVPDYYEVIKEPMDLSTMEVKLENDAYETFDDFIYDCKLIFNNCRQYNGDNTTFYKNANKLEKAIVTKLKDFPEYSQYIDMLQS